In the Chryseobacterium sp. MYb264 genome, one interval contains:
- a CDS encoding CPBP family intramembrane glutamic endopeptidase → MENSKYPQFTFTWLGGVILLVGMFAGTTVTSFFNVFWMFVFKENLQYKDWFFMLANATGFIAAIAFFDFFIVRRTTGKKLNFNFSPTNFYTYVLIFPMMIGMMFIGEFITSQIPTTGPFFGKYYEFFTQLMDQLTDDPVVMVITAVICAPIFEEIIFRGIIQKGLINKGVEPRKAILYASLIFGVVHGNPWQLVGAILLGCVLGLVYFKTKSLLLPMLLHGFNNLCSTLLITYTKSESFAEAFKVSEWMVLAIGLVLFSLFLYLFTKRNKVHYNEI, encoded by the coding sequence ATGGAAAACAGCAAATATCCTCAATTTACGTTTACATGGCTTGGAGGAGTGATCCTTTTGGTTGGAATGTTTGCAGGAACAACGGTCACTTCTTTTTTTAATGTCTTCTGGATGTTTGTATTTAAAGAGAACCTTCAGTATAAAGATTGGTTCTTTATGCTGGCTAATGCCACCGGATTTATTGCTGCCATTGCTTTTTTTGATTTTTTTATTGTGAGAAGAACCACGGGGAAGAAACTTAATTTCAATTTTTCGCCTACTAACTTTTACACGTATGTGCTTATTTTCCCGATGATGATTGGGATGATGTTTATTGGGGAATTCATTACTTCACAAATTCCGACTACAGGACCTTTTTTCGGAAAATACTATGAATTTTTCACCCAGCTGATGGATCAGTTAACGGATGATCCTGTGGTGATGGTAATCACAGCGGTAATCTGCGCTCCGATCTTTGAAGAGATTATTTTCAGAGGTATTATCCAGAAAGGGCTGATCAATAAAGGGGTGGAACCCCGGAAAGCCATTCTGTATGCTTCACTAATCTTTGGTGTTGTTCACGGGAATCCGTGGCAGCTGGTAGGTGCCATTTTATTGGGCTGTGTTTTGGGGCTGGTTTATTTTAAAACAAAATCTCTTCTTCTTCCGATGTTGTTGCATGGTTTTAATAATTTATGTTCAACATTATTGATTACGTATACTAAAAGCGAGAGTTTTGCAGAAGCTTTTAAAGTCTCTGAATGGATGGTTCTGGCTATCGGGCTCGTACTTTTCTCTTTGTTTTTATATCTTTTTACAAAAAGGAATAAAGTGCATTACAATGAGATTTAA
- the rdgB gene encoding RdgB/HAM1 family non-canonical purine NTP pyrophosphatase yields the protein MELLVATHNEHKKEEIQQILGNEFVVKSLTDYDIHEEIVEDGDSFNANALIKAKYCFEKTGIPSLGDDSGLVVESLDGRPGIFSARYAGDHDFAKNIEKVLSEMEGVENRKAYFITVLCYYDQNGAQYFDGRVHGNLLTENKGFKGFGYDPIFVPEGYDMTFAQMEPRDKNKISHRKQALDLFLDFLKGKE from the coding sequence ATGGAATTATTAGTAGCCACCCACAACGAACATAAAAAAGAAGAGATTCAGCAGATTTTAGGAAACGAATTTGTCGTGAAAAGCCTTACAGATTATGATATTCATGAGGAAATTGTAGAAGATGGCGATTCTTTTAATGCAAATGCTTTAATTAAAGCTAAATATTGCTTCGAGAAAACAGGAATTCCAAGTTTGGGCGACGACAGCGGTTTGGTGGTTGAATCTTTAGACGGTAGACCGGGGATTTTTTCTGCCCGTTATGCAGGAGATCACGATTTTGCTAAAAACATTGAAAAAGTGCTGAGCGAAATGGAAGGAGTTGAAAACAGAAAAGCTTATTTCATCACGGTTTTATGCTATTATGATCAAAATGGAGCTCAATATTTCGACGGAAGAGTTCACGGGAATTTATTAACTGAAAATAAAGGGTTCAAAGGATTCGGATACGACCCTATTTTTGTGCCTGAAGGTTATGACATGACCTTTGCTCAAATGGAACCGCGGGATAAAAATAAGATCAGCCACAGAAAGCAGGCGCTGGATTTATTTTTGGACTTCTTAAAGGGAAAAGAGTAA
- a CDS encoding ribonuclease Z, producing MSTYLTILGFNSAIPTINSSPTAQFLEMEERSFLIDCGEGTQVQLRKAKAKFSRINHIFISHLHGDHCFGLPGLIASFRLLGRDTPLHVYGPKGIKKMLDTIFTITETHRGFEVVYHELDKDYSEKIYEDNRVEVYTIPLDHRIYCNGYLFKEKPKERHLNMKEIAKYSEIESCDYHHIKAGRDFVLSDGYVLKNEILTTDPASPVSYAFCSDTRYLESVIPIIKNATVLYHESTFLHDLKEMADYTGHTTALEAATIAQKAQVGKLILGHFSNRYGDYTVFTDEARPIFPNTFLPKALEPVKI from the coding sequence TTGAGTACTTATTTAACGATATTAGGCTTTAACTCAGCGATTCCTACCATTAATTCTTCCCCCACTGCACAGTTTTTGGAAATGGAAGAAAGGTCTTTTCTGATAGACTGCGGTGAAGGGACTCAGGTACAGCTGAGAAAAGCAAAGGCAAAATTTTCAAGAATTAATCATATTTTTATTTCACATCTTCATGGTGATCATTGTTTCGGTCTTCCGGGGCTGATTGCATCTTTCCGGTTATTGGGAAGAGATACTCCGCTGCATGTTTATGGACCTAAAGGAATAAAAAAAATGCTGGACACCATCTTTACCATTACGGAAACCCACCGTGGCTTTGAAGTGGTGTATCATGAGCTGGATAAAGATTATTCTGAGAAAATATACGAAGATAACAGGGTAGAGGTATATACAATTCCTTTGGATCACAGGATTTACTGTAACGGTTATTTATTTAAAGAAAAACCGAAAGAAAGACATCTGAACATGAAGGAGATTGCGAAATACAGTGAAATAGAATCCTGTGATTACCATCATATCAAAGCAGGAAGAGATTTTGTGTTGAGCGATGGCTATGTTCTGAAGAATGAAATTCTGACGACAGATCCTGCGTCTCCTGTTTCGTATGCCTTTTGCAGCGACACCAGATATTTGGAAAGTGTTATCCCGATCATTAAAAATGCGACGGTTCTGTATCATGAATCAACATTTTTGCACGATTTAAAAGAAATGGCAGATTATACGGGGCATACCACCGCGCTGGAAGCAGCAACCATCGCACAGAAAGCACAGGTTGGGAAGTTGATTCTTGGGCATTTTTCGAATCGTTACGGAGATTATACGGTATTTACAGATGAGGCAAGACCTATTTTCCCGAATACTTTTTTACCGAAGGCTCTGGAGCCTGTGAAAATTTAA
- a CDS encoding TIGR02757 family protein: protein MLKFEELKVFLDEKADQYNDPEFIDNDPIQIPHRFSLKQDIEIAGFLAATISWGNRKSIINSAEKMLDIMGNSPYDFVMNYSEKELDDIRDQSIHRTFNGEDFSYFISQFNRIYTENNTLENLFKVNDSEINFSHAIERFRTQFLGIEKHRTHKHVSSPYKNSSTKRIIMFLRWMVRKDKRGVDFGIWESINQRNLSIPLDVHTGNISRKLGLITRTQNDWKTVEELDLVIRQFDAEDPAKYDFALFGLGVTKELL, encoded by the coding sequence ATGTTGAAATTTGAAGAATTAAAAGTCTTCTTAGATGAAAAGGCTGATCAATACAATGATCCTGAGTTTATAGACAATGATCCGATTCAGATTCCGCATCGTTTTTCTTTGAAACAAGATATAGAGATTGCGGGTTTTCTGGCGGCTACTATTTCCTGGGGAAACCGGAAATCAATTATCAATTCGGCTGAAAAAATGCTGGATATCATGGGGAATTCTCCCTACGATTTCGTGATGAATTACTCTGAGAAAGAATTGGACGATATCAGGGATCAAAGTATTCACCGGACATTTAACGGGGAAGATTTTTCTTATTTTATCAGTCAGTTTAACAGGATTTATACAGAAAATAATACACTGGAAAATTTGTTTAAGGTAAATGATTCAGAAATCAATTTTTCGCATGCTATCGAAAGGTTCAGAACCCAATTTCTAGGTATTGAAAAGCACAGAACGCACAAGCACGTGAGTTCGCCTTATAAAAACTCATCCACAAAAAGAATCATCATGTTTCTGAGATGGATGGTTCGTAAAGATAAGAGAGGCGTGGATTTTGGGATCTGGGAAAGCATTAACCAAAGAAATTTATCCATACCTTTAGATGTGCATACGGGAAATATTTCCAGAAAACTGGGGCTGATTACCCGAACGCAGAACGACTGGAAAACCGTAGAGGAGCTGGACCTTGTGATCAGGCAGTTTGATGCAGAAGATCCCGCCAAATATGATTTCGCATTGTTTGGATTGGGGGTAACCAAGGAATTATTATAA
- a CDS encoding DUF1003 domain-containing protein, translating to MKSYSEKTEILEKIANGITWWIGSIPSLIAHTLFFIVSFLLPLLHLVEFDKMLLILTTVVSLEAIYLAIFIQMSVNKSHEKIEDIQEDIEDIQEDIEEISEDIEEISEDIEEISEDIEGINEDIEDIQEDIEEINEEEDDEDHSERAKTVMLKSNVNSNKNEIKALKDKIQELQDMIDELKKD from the coding sequence ATGAAAAGCTATTCTGAAAAAACTGAGATCTTAGAAAAGATCGCGAACGGAATTACGTGGTGGATTGGCTCTATTCCTTCACTCATCGCTCATACCTTATTTTTCATTGTCTCGTTCCTGCTTCCGCTGCTGCATCTGGTTGAATTTGATAAAATGCTGCTGATCCTTACAACGGTAGTTTCTCTGGAGGCTATTTATCTTGCGATTTTTATACAGATGTCTGTGAATAAAAGTCATGAGAAGATAGAGGATATTCAGGAAGATATTGAGGATATTCAGGAAGATATCGAGGAAATTAGTGAGGATATTGAAGAGATTAGCGAGGATATCGAGGAAATAAGTGAAGATATTGAAGGGATTAATGAAGATATTGAAGATATTCAGGAGGATATTGAAGAAATTAATGAAGAGGAAGATGATGAAGATCATAGCGAAAGGGCAAAAACGGTGATGCTGAAAAGCAATGTGAATTCAAATAAAAACGAGATCAAGGCATTGAAAGATAAAATTCAGGAGCTGCAGGATATGATTGATGAATTGAAAAAAGATTAA